From the genome of Vicia villosa cultivar HV-30 ecotype Madison, WI linkage group LG2, Vvil1.0, whole genome shotgun sequence, one region includes:
- the LOC131649389 gene encoding uncharacterized protein LOC131649389 — protein sequence MANYNFVWSSPKLTAELDFSYRELLMTTHLNAHNVWSFVDPGLQLGDDDVARRRDQLALSQIHQGIYYSIFGKIANAKTAKETWDILKLSRKGVEKAQKSKLQSLHREDERYEMSNSEIVEHYFSRIINLVNKIRVYGEDITDSKVVEKILRAMLMKFDHLMTTIIESHDTDTLSVAELQVSIEIHYNRILEMTEKVVKEEALKSQVNFNNISKSSHILKERGQNTFNRGRGNYRGRGRGNYGGRGRGNLNQWRDNNFNPSNQGRGGNNFGYNNRGQRNNFRFNNRGRGRGNYNQERTNCSCYHCGKFGHKAADCRYRHQTNVAESLYQNTGRIAIRLKDGTQNFIDDVFYAHGLHHNLLSMGQLSEKGYNMQIHNGFCT from the exons ATGGCAAATTACAATTTTGTCTGGTCCAGTCCAAAATTAACCGCAGAGTTGGATTTTAGTTACAGGGAATTATTGATGACAACACATCTAAATGCTCACAATGTTTGGAGCTTTGTGGATCCTGGTTTACAACTAGGAGATGATGATGTCGCTCGTAGAAGAGACCAATTGGCACTTTCACAAATTCATCAAGGAATTTATTACTCAATATTTGGCAAAATAGCAAATGCCAAAACTGCAAAAGAAACATGGGACATATTGAAGTTGTCACGTAAAGGAGTAGAGAAAGCTCAGAAGTCCAAATTACAATCGCTGCATAGAGAAGATGAAAGGTACGAAATGTCAAATTCAGAAATAGTAGAACACTATTTTTCTCGTATTATAAATCTCGTCAACAAGATACGAGTATATGGAGAAGATATTACAGATAGCAAAGTGGTAGAAAAAATTCTACGTGCGATGCTGATGAAGTTTGACCATTTGATGACTACAATAATTGAGTCCCACGATACAGATACTCTGTCTGTAGCAGAATTACAGGTAAGCATTGAAATTCATTACAACCGAATATTAGAAATGACCGAGAAAGTGGTCAAAGAAGAAGCTCTAAAGAGTCAGGTGAATTTCAACAACATTTCTAAGTCAAGTCACATTCTAAAAGAAAGAGGTCAAAATACTTTTAACAGAGGAAGAGGAAATTATAGAGGCAGAGGCCGAGGAAATTATGGAGGAAGAGGACGTGGCAACTTAAACCAATGGAGAGACAATAATTTCAATCCATCTAATCAAGGAAGAGGTGGAAATAATTTTGGATACAACAATCGTGGTCAACGAAACAATTTCAGATTCAACAATCGTGGTCGAGGAAGAGGTAACTACAACCAAGAAAGGACGAATTGTAGTTGTTATCATTGTGGAAAGTTTGGACACAAAGCAGCTGATTGCAGATACAGACATCAGACAAATGTGGCAGAAAGTTTGTATCAAAATACTG GCCGAATTGCTATCAGGTTGAAAGATGGAACTCAAAACTTTATTGACGATGTTTTCTATGCTCATGGTCTTCATCACAATCTCCTGAGTATGGGACAACTGTCAGAGAAAGGTtacaacatgcagattcacaatgGTTTTTGCACGTAG